CCGCGGCGGGTGTCTCGGCCCCGGCGTCGAAATTCACTACCGAGCGGGCAAAACCGCCCGTGACCGGGTATCCGCCGGTAAAGGCCGCCCCGATATTGGCCGCGCCCAGCCCGATCAACTCCTGGTCCGGGTCGATCCGCTGGCGTTTCTTGGCCGCGAGCGTCTGCGCGACGGAGACGGATTCCACGAACCCGATCACCGAGATCAGGATCGCCGGCACCAGCAAGGCCCCGACCAGGTCAGGCGAGAGGCCGGGCAGGGTCAGCGGTGGCAGGCTCTGGGGCACGTCGCCCACGATATTGACACCACGCTCGGCCAGACTGAAGCCCCAGACAGCCAATGTCGTGCCCACCACCGCCGCCACCGGACCGGCCTTGGTCAGGATATCGGCGAGCAATGGGGGGGCGCCAAGCCTGCGCAACGTCGGCTTGAGGTTCTTGCGAACCCAGAACAGAAACCCGGTGGCACCGACCCCGATCACGACCGTGATCCAGTTGATCTCGTCGAGATGCGCGACCAGGGAGACAAGGATTTCCGGCAAGGTGTGCCCACCGGCACGGACCCCGAGAATGTGTTTGAGCTGGCTCGCGGCAATCAGGATGCCCGAGGCCGTGATGAACCCGGCAATCACGGGATGGCTCAGAAAGTTGGCAAGAAACCCGAGGCGGAAGACCCCCATCAGCACCAGAAACCCACCCGACAGGAAAGCGAGCGTCAGCGCCGCGACGGCATAGCCCGCCGTGCCCTGCTCGGCGACCTGCCCGACCGCGGCGGCGGTCAGGAGCGACACCACCGCAACGGGTCCGACCGCCAACGCGCGACTGGTGCCGAATATCGCGTAGAGGATGATCGGCACGATCGAGGCGTAAAGCCCGGCCTCGGGCGGCAGACCGGCCAGCAAAGCATAGGCCAGCGATTGCGGGATCAGCATGATCGTCACGATCACAGCCGCGATCATGTCGTTCGAAAATGCCTGACGGCTATAGGTGCGGCTCCAATCGAGCACGGGGATATGGCGCCTGAGTGTGTCGATCATGATGTCTGGTCCGAAGAAAGGCGCAAGCGGAGCCGTAGCGCTCCGCCCGCAAGTCAGCGCACAGGATGCGAGGACCTGCGCGACATTGGCAATCAGGTCACGTGACGGCGACTTTCAGCCTCTCGGGCCTCGCCATAAACGCCGTGCCGTGCAGCATCGCCGTCCAGCGGATCGGCGGCAGCGAGGGCTCGTTCAGGACCGAGGCCGCCCGCAAGCGCCCGGTGCCGTCAAGCAGGAAGACCGGGAAAGCGGGCTTGAGCGCGCCGCCATAACCGAACGCGGCCAGGACGATCCTGCCGCACGTCGGCGTGAGCGCGCAGGACCCGTAGCCGTGACCGCGTCGGTGATCTTTCCGAGGTCCAAGATCGTGTCGCTGCCGGGGTTCACAGACCGTTGACCGGCACTTTGAGCATCGGCTTGCCGTCCTTGTCGGTCGGGATCTCGCCCGCGCGCATGTTGACCTGCAGGGACGGGATGATCAGTTTCGGCATATCCAGCTGCGCATCCCGCTCGGTCCGGAACTTGACGAATTCCTCTTTCGTCTTGCCGCCGCCCACATGGATGTTGTGCGCCTTCTCTTCGCCGACGGTGGTTTCCCACTGGATGTCGCGGCCATCGGGCCCGTAATCGTGGCACATGAAAAGCCGCATCTCATCCGGCAGGGCCAGCACCTTCTGGATGCTGTCATAGAGCACGCCCGCGTCCCCACCCGGGAAATCGGCCCGGGCCGAGCCGCCGTCCGGCATGAAGAGCGTATCGCCCACAAAGGCCGCGTCGCCCATCACATGCACCATGCAGGCGGGTGTGTGACCCGGGGTGTACATGGCGAAGGCCTGCATGTTGCCGATAGTGTAGGTATCGCCATCCTCGAAGAGCCGGTCGAACTGCGAGCCGTCGCGCTGGAATTCGGTGCCTTCGTTGAAGACCTTGCCGAACGTGTCCTGCACGACCAGGATCTTCGATCCGATGCCGATCTTGCCACCCAACCTTTGCTGGATGTAGGGCGCGGCGGACAGGTGGTCGGCATGGACGTGGGTTTCAATGATCCACTCCAGCTTGAGCCCTTGCGTCTCGATTTCGCGGATCAATGCGTCGGCGTGATCATAGGTGATGCGCCCGGCGGCGTAGTCGATGTCCATCACGCTGTCGACAATGGCGCAGGCGTTGGATGACGGGTCTTTGACGATATAGCTGATCGTGTTCGTGGCCTCGTCGAAGAAGGCCTGAACGGACGGTTTGATGTCCATGTTGACGGGATAGGTCGTCATTTGCGTTATACTCCTCAGAGTAAAGAGATCAGGTCGCGGACGCGGACCGGCGTGTGGCCGCAGACTGGATGAACTTGGCCAGGAAGATGCCGGCGATGAGCGCGGCGGTGAAGGCGAAGACCTCCCACCGGCCAGTGCCGAGCGCGGGCAAGGCGCCGCCCGGGCAGAACCCGGCAATTCCCCAGCCGATGCCGAAAACGGCGGAGCCTCCGACAAGCCTTGCGTCGATTGCGCTGGATGTCGGCAGGCTGAACTTCTCCTCCAAGAGCGGTGCTGCGCGACCGAACACCAGCTTGTAGCCGATGAAGGTCGTGATCAGCGCACCGCCCATCACGAATATCAACGAAGGGTCCCAAGACCCTGCGATATCGAAGAAATTCAGAACCTTCGCGGGGTTCGCCATGCCGGACAGGGCGATGCCCACACCGAAGATCAGGCTGATCAGGTAAGTTGCAATCAGTTTCATGGCATCACCCTGCGATCACGTGACGGACGACGAAGACGGTCGCGAAGGTCGCCGCCATGAAGGTGAGCGTCGCCACGATCGACCGCGGGCTCAACCGCGCCATGCCGCACACCCCGTGCCCGGAGGTGCAGCCCGACCCGAAGGTCACACCGATACCGACGATCAGACCGCCGATCACGAGGGCCACGGTCGAAACCGGGACCTGCACGGCGGGCATCTGGCCGGTGATCAGCCAAACAACGGCAGGGCCCGTGACCATGCCCGCCAGGAGCGCGGCACGCCAGGCGAAATCCTGTCCCGAGGACGGCTGGACCAAACCGGCGAGCACACCGGTCGCGCCCATGACGCGACCGAGCACCAGCATCAGCAGGGTCGCGGCGACCCCGATCAGAACGCCCCCCGACAACGAGGCCCAGGGTGTGAATGCCGTCTCGATCATCCGCAGTCCTTGCACGTCTTGAGCCCGACGACGCTGTAGAGCGGGCAGTTGCCGACAAAGGCGGTCAGGGTGAATACGCCCGCGAAGATCAAGGCGATCCAGAACAGAAGGCCCGCGCCCAGCATCGAGGTGCCGAGGGCGGCAAAGAGCAGCGCTGCGGCGATGAGGAGCCGCGCGACCCGGTCGAGTGTTCCCATGTTCGTGGTCATGATTTCGTTCCCTCCAGAATCGATGCATCCTCTATGCCACGACGCGCGGCGTGGCTTTGGTGACTTGGTCACCGAGCGGCACATCACGAACCGGGAGCCGGCTATGAGCCGTGGGCGCCGGAGGATTTCACCAGCCGTTCGAGACCTTCCCGGCCGACGATACGCACCTCGCCCCGCGACTGCTCGATCCAGCCTCGGCGCTGGAATTCCGACAGGGTCCGCGAGATGACCTCGCGCGCGGTTCCAAGCTCGGTGCCGAGGACGGCATGTGTGGCATGCACCACGTCGCTGCGATCCGCGAGTTCCAGCAACCGCGACGCCAGGCGCACGTCCATACGTTGGAACACGATATCGTCGATCAAGGTGAAAAGATCGGTGATCCGGCGCGAATAGGCCGTAAAGACAAACTCGCGGAACACCGGAGACTTCGCAACGAGATCGTCAAACATCTTGCGGGGAATGGCGACGGCCTTCACCGCTGTTTCCGCAGTGCCTTCGGCCGAGTAATCCTCGAATGCCAGCATGCAGGCGGTGGTCAGAACGCAGCTTTCCCCGGCATGCACCCGGTAGAGGAACACCTCCCGCCCGGTTTCGGATTTCTGCTGCACCTTGACGGTGCCGTCGAGCAGCAGAAGCAGGTTATCGGCCGTCTGACCGGGGGCGAAGATCTGTGTCCCCGCAGGGACCGATACGATCTGGCTGCCGTCTTCGAGCTCTGCTTGTATGTCGGCGGGCAGACGGCTCAGCCCCTTGAACTTGGCGATCCATGACGCGTCCATATTCTTGCCTCCCAGGCGATCGGTTCACTTTCGGCGCACGGGCGCAACCGCATGGCGGTTGCACCTGAACTTCTGCTCAGCCCATCAGAGCGACTTGGTCGAAAAATACCAGTCCTTGGTGTCGAACCCTTCGGAAATGCGGGCCTCTGCCGCTGCCGCGGTTTGCGGGGTCGGCACGATGACGTCCTGGCCCGGCGTCCAGTTTTCCGGCGTGGCGACCTTGTGCGTATCCGAGGTCTGCAGCGCTTTCACAAGGCGCAGGAATTCGTCTACGGAGCGCCCGTTGGTCATCGGATAGTAGACCATCGCCCGCAGGATGCCTTCGGGATCGATCACGAAGGTCGCCCGCACGGCCTGGGTGTCCGAGGCACCCGGCTGGATCATGCCGTAGGCTTGCGCGACCTTCATGTCGAGATCGGCAATGATCGGAAACGGAATCTCGATGCCGAAGCTTTCCTTGATCGACCGCATCCAGGCAATATGAGCATAATGGCTGTCGATCGACAGGCCGAGAAGCTGCGTGTCGAGCGCGGCGAACTCTTCTGCGCGGTTGGCGAAGGCCACGAATTCGGTGGTGCAAACCGGCGTGAAATCCGCCGGATGCGAAAACAGGATCAGCCACTTGCCCTTGTAATCGGCGTTCGTCTTGCGCCCATCGGTTGTCAGTGCGTCGAAGGCGGGCGCCGGTTCGTTCAGACGTGGCAGGCCGACAGAGGTCTCGGGCGTGGGGGTGGCATGGGCATTCATGTCTTGGCTCCGTGTTGTGATGATGAACATGACGTAGTCGCTCCGCCCTGATCTTTGAAATTGATTGTATCCCTCATCGTAATTCAATAAAGCGATAATCCATGACCACCCTGCGCCAACTCCGCTTTCTCGCGGCGCTCGATGACACCGGGAATTTCTCCAGGGCGGCCGAGCTTTGCCATGTGACCCAATCCACCCTGTCCACCGGCCTGAAGGAGCTCGAGGAACGTCTGGGGATCAAGGTGGCCGAACGCACGAAACAAAGCGTGATGATGACCCCGGTCGGTCGCGATCTGGCCGAGCGTGCCCGGGCCATCCTCGCACAGGTGCAGGATTTCGAACAGCGCGCCGCCCGTGAGAACGCTGCGGGCGCCTCGGTCCTGCGTCTGGGGGCCATCCCCACGGTGGGACCATTCCTGATGCCGCGGGCCATGCCGCTGCTGCGGCGCGCCCTGCCGGAGACGAAATTCTATCTGCGCGAGGAACTGACAGAGCCGCTGGTGGCCGGGCTGCTGGAGGGGCGGCTTGACCTTTTGCTGCTGGCGCTTCCGCATCCGCTGCCGACGCAGATCGAGGCCGAGGTGCTGTTCTCCGACGGCTACCGACTGGCCACCCCGACGGACCATCCGCTAGGCAATCGCAGCAGCGTGGGCGCGGACGACCTGGATGATCGGCAACTGCTCTTGCTGGAGAAGGGTCATTGCCTGCAGCGCCATGCGATTTCCAGCTTTTCCGGGATCAACCTGGACGAGGATCAGAGTTTCTCGGCCACCAGCCTCTCGACCCTGGTTGCGATGGTGGAAGAGGATTTGGGGATCACGCTCTTGCCGAACCTGGCGGTCGATGCCGGGATCTCGCAGGGCCACAGGTTGCATCTGGGCCGGGTTGATGGTGCCTGTCCGCGCAGGGTGGCGCTGGCGTGGCGCAAGAGCTCGCCAAATATCGAGGTGTTTCGAAAGATCGGTGCATGCCTCAAGGCGGCCCGCGCCGATCTGCAGAACTCGCCTGCAGCCGCCTGAAGCGGCGGCTTGGGAGTGCACGTCATTCCGGTTGGCAGATTTCCCCGGCCATCGCCGCGCGGATCGTCCGCAGGCCGAGCCCGAGAATGGTGAGGCCGAGCAGGCATAGCAGGACAAGGCCGGCCGCACGGTGCATCCCGGACCCCGACAGGTCTGCATAGCGAAACATCGCCGTCGTCAGCGCGGCCAGCGGGAAGGACAGTGCCCAGAACGACATCGCGAAGGGCAGCCGCAGCAGCGCAGGTACCTGCACCGCGACAAGTGCTGCGAAGAAGACCCCAGTGCTGAGCAAGACATGGGCCAGCGCATCGATCTGCCCGCCATTCAAGGCAAGCCAGGCGAGAAAGCCGACGGACGGCGGGGCGATCAGGATGACGAGGGTCGGGCGCAGCTTGCCAGGCAGAGGATCGTGAAAAATCAAGCGATTAAAGACCAGTGTCAACAGGATCAGCCAGAACAGCAACCCGACCGAGAAGAAATACCAACTGACCTCGAGATAGCCGAGATGCCCCCCCCCAAGGGGCAAGATCACGTTGGCCACGGCCGGGATGAACCAGGCAGGCGACAGCATAGCCGGGCCGAAGGCGCGATGGGAGATCCAGGCCGAGACAATCACCACCGTGAGGATCGCCTGCACGACGGCGCCGATGATCCACAGGGCTGCAGAAAGTACGGGCATCCCGCTCTGCAGCAACAAGGACAAAAGCAGGATCGAGATGTTGGCGGCAGGAAAGAACGCCAGCCGGACAGGGTGGTGCCATTCCTGCGCGACAAAGGCGGAATGGCGCAGGGACTTCAGCCCATAGAGCGCGCCGAGCAGGATCAGAACAAGCGCCCCAAGGACGGTAATCGCCACCGAGGCCCCCTCAAAGCCGCCCGCCCGCAGGGCCAGGGCAAGGCCCAGAACCCCCATGGTGATCCCGAAGACCGTGATCGGATAATGGGCGAGCCATGGCTGCGGTGCCGCGGATGCATCGCCCGGGTTTGCGTCGGTGCTCATGTTTCACGCTCCTGTGCCGCCCCGTCCGCGAAGATGCGTGCCGGAGACATTCGTGTCATTCCATCGGTTTTCAACCAGACTTTCTGCACAACGGCCCCCGCGACATGCAGCGCGAGCAGCAGGTATCGAGCGGCCACGAGAAACACGATCCCACAATGCAGGGCCACTTGAATGCGGGAATACCTATCAGAAGTCGACATGTGGCCTGCCCTTGATTTGGTAGCATTGCCCGGAGCGAGGGTGCGGGAAATCCCCCGCTCCGACAGCGGTGTCAGATGTCCGCCTCACCCTTGGTACGCTTTGTGCCGAGAAGCGCTTCTAGAGTGTAGACGAGAATGGCCATGCCGATGGCCCCCGTCACGGCGATGCCGAGAAAGAGGATGATGTCGATCGGCCCGCCGAGATCCGCGAGGCGGCTGTCGGTCATCACCATGACGAACCAGACCGCAAGGACCGCGCCCACGGGCATGGACAGCTGCGCCACGAGGAATTTCTTCCAGCTCACCTCCCGGTCGCGAATGAGCACGTAGAAATAGCCGAAAGTCACCAAAACCGCTGCGGCCACCATGAACCAGAACAGGCCGCGGCCGAAAATTTCCTCGAAAACGGCGATCAGCGTTTCGAATGTCAGATCTTGCATTTCTTTTTCTCCTCAGGCTCGGCCACGCAACATCGCGTTGTAGGTGGCCTTCAGCGCCACTTCCTTCATCAGCCAGCTGATCCACAGCTCTTCGAGCGGCGCGATCATGCCGGGGAAGGACGGCACGAGGTTGTCGTGGTAGTCGAACTCCACCAGCATGGCGCGCCCGATCCGGGTGATCATCGGGCAGGAAGTGTAGCCGTCATAGGTCTCGGTGCCTTCCCGGCCCTCGATGCCCGCAACGATGTGATCCTCGACCACGGGCACCTGCCATTTGACTGACGCCGCGGTCTTGCCCTTGGGCACCCCGGCGACATCGCCGAGCGCGAAAACCTCGGGGTAGCGCAGATGGCGCAGGGTGGCCATGTCGCATTCGACCCAGCCCTGGTCGGTCCATCTGTCGGCCCAGGACAGCCCCGAGCGGCGCACGAAGTCCGGCGCACGTTGCGGCGGGACGACGTGGATATAATCATACTCCACCTCTTCCGAGCCGGACCCGGTGGCAAAGGTTGCCCGTCTCGCGCCCGCATCAATGCCGGTCAGCGTGCGGTTCATCATGGTGTCGACACCGCGGTCCTCGAACAGCATCCGGACCTTCTCGGCCACGATGGGCACCCCGAAGAGCGTGGCTTGCGGCGCGGCGTAGACCATGTTCATCCGCCCCGCATTGCCCGCCCGACGCGCGATGTCGTCGATCAGGAACGTATGCTTGAGCGGCGCGCCAGCGCATTTCATCTCGGTCGACGGACGGGTGAAGAGCCCCGTGCCGCCGTCCTCGACAAAACGGCTAGCGGCTGCCCAGGTGCGCGCAGCATACTCGGGCCCGGCATAGAGCGCGCCGATCCCGTTCTCGCCCACCATGTCCAGACTGAACCCCTCGATCGCGTCGTGATCGAGGACCAGACCTGGTGCGACGACCAGCCAGTCGTAACCGAGCGTCTCGCCGCTCTCGGTTGAGACGGTCTTAGCCTCCGCGTCCACGGCGACCACGCGCTCGGGCAGCCATGTCACCCCCTCCGGAAGCCATTTTGCCGTGTCCGAGACCACGTATCCCCCCGGTTTCAAACCGGCCGCCACCAGCGTCAGGCCAGGCTGGTAGAGGTGCTCCCGGCGCGGGTCGATCAACGTGATCTGCGCCCCTTCGAGCCGCCGCACCAGCCGGTTGGCCAGGGCGGTGCCACCCGCCCCCGCGCCGATGATCACGATGCGCGCCGATGTCTGAACGGGGCTGACCTGTGCCTCGGCGCTTGGCGAGACGAGCGAGGCCGCAGCCCCCCCGGCGACTGCCGCTGTCAGGAATTGTCTTCTGTCCATGATGTCCTCCTTCGGGTAGGGTCGCCCTCCGGCACTCCCTTGTTCCGCCCCGACCGCAGGTGTCGGTGGGTCGTGTTCCTCGATCAGCCTGCGGTCACGCTGCCGCTCCAGCCCATGGGCGCTTATCACGACGAAGATTGCGGCCCGGGACAGTCCCCGCGTGACAGGCAGCGAGAGACCGTGATGGATGGCAGTCATCGCGCAAGGCGAACGGCTGCTTTACAATGTCCAGTTCCAACATAAGCCCTCCAGCAACGCCGCGAGTGCGACGAACCTTCATGTCCAACTGGCCAATGACTAAACCCGGCGGACCGAAAGCGTTGGTGACTCTGTCACATAACAGGCATGGAAAGTGACAGGTGCGATCGAAAATCGAATGATCCGCCCCACGAAGCATCGCGGCAGGGACAAGGACCATCGACAGCGCCTTTCAGACCCCGCTCAAAACCGACGTTGCGGGCGCCGGGTCCAGCCCCTTGGCGTCTCATTGAAAATAAAACCGGCACGCGGTCGAGTATGCTGCGCGCCAGAGACAGGCGGGCGCGACTTTCTTCGAACAGGGCACCAGCCCGCACCGAACCTGCGATGCGCACGTTGCTTCGGCAGAGCCGCAAACCGTCTGCCCTTGTGCAGTTTCAGGCCGGGCGGTCCGCGCCAACCCTTGGACCCGGATGCCAGCATCCCCGCCCGAGCCGACGACAAAACCACGAGGACAGGCAGCACCGGGTCGGTGC
The Dinoroseobacter shibae DFL 12 = DSM 16493 genome window above contains:
- a CDS encoding YgaP family membrane protein; this encodes MTTNMGTLDRVARLLIAAALLFAALGTSMLGAGLLFWIALIFAGVFTLTAFVGNCPLYSVVGLKTCKDCG
- a CDS encoding DUF5368 domain-containing protein, whose protein sequence is MQDLTFETLIAVFEEIFGRGLFWFMVAAAVLVTFGYFYVLIRDREVSWKKFLVAQLSMPVGAVLAVWFVMVMTDSRLADLGGPIDIILFLGIAVTGAIGMAILVYTLEALLGTKRTKGEADI
- a CDS encoding SulP family inorganic anion transporter — translated: MIDTLRRHIPVLDWSRTYSRQAFSNDMIAAVIVTIMLIPQSLAYALLAGLPPEAGLYASIVPIILYAIFGTSRALAVGPVAVVSLLTAAAVGQVAEQGTAGYAVAALTLAFLSGGFLVLMGVFRLGFLANFLSHPVIAGFITASGILIAASQLKHILGVRAGGHTLPEILVSLVAHLDEINWITVVIGVGATGFLFWVRKNLKPTLRRLGAPPLLADILTKAGPVAAVVGTTLAVWGFSLAERGVNIVGDVPQSLPPLTLPGLSPDLVGALLVPAILISVIGFVESVSVAQTLAAKKRQRIDPDQELIGLGAANIGAAFTGGYPVTGGFARSVVNFDAGAETPAAGAFTAVGLAIAAVALTPLVYYLPTATLAATIIVAVLSLVDLLILRKTWDYSRADFTAVAATILLTLGLGVEVGVASGVTISVLLHLYKTSRPHVAEVGLVPGTQHFRNINRHKVETDPTLVSLRVDESLYFVNARFLEDLIQKRVTEGCRIENVVLMFSAVNEVDYSALESLEAINHRLKDMGVGLHLSEVKGPVMDRLERSHFIRDLNGQVFLSQYEAWMLLTKPGLGQVTD
- a CDS encoding hydrogen peroxide-inducible genes activator; amino-acid sequence: MTTLRQLRFLAALDDTGNFSRAAELCHVTQSTLSTGLKELEERLGIKVAERTKQSVMMTPVGRDLAERARAILAQVQDFEQRAARENAAGASVLRLGAIPTVGPFLMPRAMPLLRRALPETKFYLREELTEPLVAGLLEGRLDLLLLALPHPLPTQIEAEVLFSDGYRLATPTDHPLGNRSSVGADDLDDRQLLLLEKGHCLQRHAISSFSGINLDEDQSFSATSLSTLVAMVEEDLGITLLPNLAVDAGISQGHRLHLGRVDGACPRRVALAWRKSSPNIEVFRKIGACLKAARADLQNSPAAA
- a CDS encoding MBL fold metallo-hydrolase produces the protein MTTYPVNMDIKPSVQAFFDEATNTISYIVKDPSSNACAIVDSVMDIDYAAGRITYDHADALIREIETQGLKLEWIIETHVHADHLSAAPYIQQRLGGKIGIGSKILVVQDTFGKVFNEGTEFQRDGSQFDRLFEDGDTYTIGNMQAFAMYTPGHTPACMVHVMGDAAFVGDTLFMPDGGSARADFPGGDAGVLYDSIQKVLALPDEMRLFMCHDYGPDGRDIQWETTVGEEKAHNIHVGGGKTKEEFVKFRTERDAQLDMPKLIIPSLQVNMRAGEIPTDKDGKPMLKVPVNGL
- a CDS encoding DUF6691 family protein; the protein is MKLIATYLISLIFGVGIALSGMANPAKVLNFFDIAGSWDPSLIFVMGGALITTFIGYKLVFGRAAPLLEEKFSLPTSSAIDARLVGGSAVFGIGWGIAGFCPGGALPALGTGRWEVFAFTAALIAGIFLAKFIQSAATRRSASAT
- a CDS encoding YeeE/YedE family protein — protein: MIETAFTPWASLSGGVLIGVAATLLMLVLGRVMGATGVLAGLVQPSSGQDFAWRAALLAGMVTGPAVVWLITGQMPAVQVPVSTVALVIGGLIVGIGVTFGSGCTSGHGVCGMARLSPRSIVATLTFMAATFATVFVVRHVIAG
- a CDS encoding SLAC1 anion channel family protein is translated as MSTDANPGDASAAPQPWLAHYPITVFGITMGVLGLALALRAGGFEGASVAITVLGALVLILLGALYGLKSLRHSAFVAQEWHHPVRLAFFPAANISILLLSLLLQSGMPVLSAALWIIGAVVQAILTVVIVSAWISHRAFGPAMLSPAWFIPAVANVILPLGGGHLGYLEVSWYFFSVGLLFWLILLTLVFNRLIFHDPLPGKLRPTLVILIAPPSVGFLAWLALNGGQIDALAHVLLSTGVFFAALVAVQVPALLRLPFAMSFWALSFPLAALTTAMFRYADLSGSGMHRAAGLVLLCLLGLTILGLGLRTIRAAMAGEICQPE
- a CDS encoding Crp/Fnr family transcriptional regulator, with the translated sequence MDASWIAKFKGLSRLPADIQAELEDGSQIVSVPAGTQIFAPGQTADNLLLLLDGTVKVQQKSETGREVFLYRVHAGESCVLTTACMLAFEDYSAEGTAETAVKAVAIPRKMFDDLVAKSPVFREFVFTAYSRRITDLFTLIDDIVFQRMDVRLASRLLELADRSDVVHATHAVLGTELGTAREVISRTLSEFQRRGWIEQSRGEVRIVGREGLERLVKSSGAHGS
- a CDS encoding peroxiredoxin, with translation MFIITTRSQDMNAHATPTPETSVGLPRLNEPAPAFDALTTDGRKTNADYKGKWLILFSHPADFTPVCTTEFVAFANRAEEFAALDTQLLGLSIDSHYAHIAWMRSIKESFGIEIPFPIIADLDMKVAQAYGMIQPGASDTQAVRATFVIDPEGILRAMVYYPMTNGRSVDEFLRLVKALQTSDTHKVATPENWTPGQDVIVPTPQTAAAAEARISEGFDTKDWYFSTKSL
- a CDS encoding NAD(P)/FAD-dependent oxidoreductase yields the protein MDRRQFLTAAVAGGAAASLVSPSAEAQVSPVQTSARIVIIGAGAGGTALANRLVRRLEGAQITLIDPRREHLYQPGLTLVAAGLKPGGYVVSDTAKWLPEGVTWLPERVVAVDAEAKTVSTESGETLGYDWLVVAPGLVLDHDAIEGFSLDMVGENGIGALYAGPEYAARTWAAASRFVEDGGTGLFTRPSTEMKCAGAPLKHTFLIDDIARRAGNAGRMNMVYAAPQATLFGVPIVAEKVRMLFEDRGVDTMMNRTLTGIDAGARRATFATGSGSEEVEYDYIHVVPPQRAPDFVRRSGLSWADRWTDQGWVECDMATLRHLRYPEVFALGDVAGVPKGKTAASVKWQVPVVEDHIVAGIEGREGTETYDGYTSCPMITRIGRAMLVEFDYHDNLVPSFPGMIAPLEELWISWLMKEVALKATYNAMLRGRA